Genomic segment of Oncorhynchus keta strain PuntledgeMale-10-30-2019 chromosome 5, Oket_V2, whole genome shotgun sequence:
AAAGTCTGACCACAAGGAGTGTGGGTGTGAATGATGCATAGCTGTAGGCTATTCTATTCATTTGTCCTCTTGCCTTTAGCGAATGCCTCTGCTGTCCCCCTGGCCCAACTACCCTCTCAATGTGGCTACTCCGTCGAGTCGACCTGGCGAGACTTGACGTTTGTGGTACCTTATAATGCCTGTCACGTCAACCAGGAAGTGGTAAAGTAGCACTCACCCCCCTCTGCCCTGCTTAAAAGTAACTTTGATGTCCATAGTCACAATCCATTCTCTGAACTTGTCTGACTGGCAGGTGAAAACTGTTCTGTGACTGTCATTCTGTCAACATAAAAGCTTTTTCTATTGTTCTTAACACACCGTTATTCACTCCTTTCCTTTGGCCTGCTGACAGGATGGTAGTTATGtgttgcctctgatctggagagGGACCCCTGTGAAGATGTCCTGCCCAATGTCCCAGGCCCtggccccctcctccctctgctgctcATCTCAGGGAATGACTGTCAGACTGCAAGTTCAAGGAGCCAAAGAGGAGCTCAGAGTCAAGGGTAAGTGTGGAGTTTAATTTATCACAATTGTACTCGGCCTGCACGCTATCGCTGCTGAACAGACCGATTTAGAGACATCATTTGGACTGAATCCAATGTTTCTGTAACTATTTCTACAGCGATGATGAGTTTGTGGGGCTACTGTCAGGTCTGTATGTGAGCTGTGTTGGTTTCTCCCTGCAGTTAGAGGAAAATGGATGCCACTGCTTTCGCTGGCCCTGCAGTGTGGCTACAGTATGGACAGGCAACATGGAGAGCTGCTCATATCTGCACCCTTCACTGGCTGTGGGATCACATCAAAGGTGAGCCGTGGCACTCCTATTGCGCTATGACTTGGGATGGAAATGATGACTCAGGGCTACTTGACTGTTCTTTTTGCTTTTACATGAAATTTGCTGAAACAATTTATTTGCTTAATAATGTTGCATTTTACACtgtgaacaaaacattaggaacacctgctctttccaggactgaccaggtgaaagctttgaccccttattgatgtcacttgttagaACCACTtcgatcagtgtagatgaaggggaggagatgggtaaaatatatttttttgagcctggagacatgaattgtgtatgtgtgccattcagatggttGAATTGGCAAGACAAGAGATTgcagtgcctttgaatggggtatggtagtaggtgccaagctCACCGGTttctgtcaagaactgcaacgctgctgggttgtTCATGCTCTAAAGTTTCCTGTGTATTTCACTAACTGAAATAATGGACATTTTCTTCCAGGATGGAaaatacactctctctcttcaaATAGGAGAGAAAGCCGTCACACTGGCCTGTCCTTCTCTGCCTGTCCAAGTAACACAACCCCTCCGACCTGTAGCAGATTTCACCCATTATGTAACTATGGGCCCAACAAGCTCAGTTTCCTCAACCCTGCTGTCTAACCCTTCTTCCATAACCCTGTCTTACCCAGTGCTTCACCCATCCTTCCCATTCAATCCCCTGCCCACATTGCCCCCTGATCAGTCTCCCAGCCCTGGTATCCATGTTACTTCTCCCTTGACTACAGGCCCCTCTGTCCATCCTCCCCTGGCTCAGCGTCTTCAGGCCTACCCATTCTCTCAGTATTACGACCTCCACACGATGCCCCTCAGTGAGTCATACCAGTCACCCCTCTCCTCTAGTCCCCCCTCTCAACTCCCAACTACAGGCCCCACTGAGTCGAAGCCAGGCCACACTCCTGTCCCAAGCCACCCCAACTACAATAACCCCCATGTTACTCAGTATTCTTCCACTACAGCTGGTCATCCAGTTAACTCTGAAGCCCCCACTCTCCGACCCCCTGAGTATACTCGCCACCTATACTACCACAACTACTATCACCCCAACATCCCTATGCTTGAGCCACCTCAAGGGCCCAGTAATGGTGCCAAGATGGGTACTTCCACCAATGGTCCTCAGGTTGAACCACCTGCCCCTCACAACCTTAACCCGATCTTCCGGGTGTTTCCGCACTACTACCTCTACCACCCCAAAGTGCCTCCCTATAACCCACCCCAACACCCTCGGCCTGTTACCCCTGTTCCTCATGTAACTCATCCTCCACCCTATCCTCACTACTACACCCCACAAACACCCAGTGGTGAAGTCAAGAGATCCCATCACCCTGATAACCCTTTTATTCATCTTCAACCTTTGAAACCTATCACTTCCCCTAACTCATCTCCCACTTTACTAGAGATCCCATTCTACCAATACACTCTTAATTTTCCCTACAAGCCTCCACTGATCCAGAAACATAGACTTGGTCTCCAGACCAACAATCCCTCTAGACCCATGGACGAACATCCTCCAGTTGTCCCATCTCCCCCTGCGTCGTCTCCTGATCAAAGTGGAAAGTCACACCCTCATGGTCACCTGAAATGGCCTCCACAACAACAACCCTCCAATTCACACGCAGCCCAGAGCCTGTCTACTAGTTCTACCTCTGTTACCCGTGCTGCAACCCAATCTCTTCTCTTTCCAAACTTCCCCCCGTTGTACTACCCTCATCTGAAATCACCCATCAGCAACCCTCAacaagaacaaaaccctgttactgtcctccccaCTGCTCCGCCTGCATCCTCTTCAACCTCTACTCCAGCATCTGGCCATCCAGTTTATCCACACTACTACGATCACCCATACTATTACTACTCAATGCCTTATGATCCATACAGATTACCCCAACCTGTTGATCATGCATCTTCTGCCCCATCTAAAGGAGCTCCGACTCCTCTATCTCAGACCCCTGCTCATCACACTATGGAAACCTTTCACCAACCAGCCCTTCCATATGACTATTCCCAGGCCAAAATGCCTATCCAGATTACTACCCAACCTCTGCCTTCTCCTGCCACTAACAGTCCTCAAACCTCCACTCCAACCCCAGAATCTACAACTCCTGAAATCCCACCTTTTCCCTTTGACCCCTACTACTACCATCCTGGAATGTCCATCTACGACCAGGACCAAAGCTTTGATCCCAGTACACACACTGAAAAGACATCAGGGGCTCAAGCTTCCCTAGATTCTGACTATTATAGAAGAGGAAGCTTTGCCCGCACTCCTGTGGCGAGTCCAACGCATGCACCCCATCCTACCACCAACCCCactcataacccctcacaccatcacatcattcATCCACAACCTTCAACCATTCCTTCGCCTCATCGTCCCAACCCAGGTCCCCCTGGAGATCTGTCAGACTCCGTGATGAAAGGTGAGTCTTCATCTGGAATAtttctactgtatgtgtgaactGCACCACTATTGAAAGGCTATGTGGTTGTCTCATATCAGTGCAGGCACTATAAAGAGCCACGAGGGCACCTCACCTCTACTAGGTGATCCTGGAGACCACTGTGTAATTGGTTTTTACTTCAGTAACGAATATCCACTTTTTTAAGTAGAAGTTCATAAACCTGGTTTGTCACACCAGTACTGTTTCCTTTCCCTCCATACAGACCCTGGTTTCAAGgctgatacacacacaccctgtggcTTGTCTGACCAGGACTGTGACGGATCCTTAGGTTGCTGCTCTTACCTTGTGAATGGTTAGTCTCTCGATCTCAAGCTACTGGTCTTGGTGTTGCTATGGAGAAGCCATAACAGTTTGGTGTTTCGCCGACATCACAACACTTCTCGGCGGAGTGGTCAATGGTCTTCCATCATGTCCAAGGCCATGTGCACATGCTTGGTATTTCGGGAATGTCAGCTTTCAAACTGCTTTGctactcatcaaatcaaatcaaatctaatttatttatatagcccttcgtacatcagctgatatctcaaagtgctgtacagaaacccagcctaaaacccaaacagcaaacaatgcaggtgtaaaagcacggtggctaggaaaaactccctagaaaggccaaaacctaggaagaaacctagcccggttcctctctatgtggggtggccagtcctcttctggctgtgccgggtagagattataacagaacatgaccaagatgttcaaatgttcataaatgaccagcatggtcgaataataataaggcagaacagttgaaactggagcagcagcacagtcaggtggactggggacagcaaggagccatcatgtcaggtagtcctggggcacggtcctagggctcaggtcctccgagagagagagaaagaaagagaattagagagagcatatgtggggtggccagtcctcttctggctgtgccgggtggagattataacagaacgtggccaagatgttcaaatgttcataaatgaccagcatggttgaataatagtaaggcagaacagttgaaactggagcagcagcatggccaggtggactggggacagcaaggagtcatcatgtcaggtagtcctggggcatggtcctggggctcaggtcctccgagagagagaaagaaagagaggagagaattagagaacgcacacttagattcacacaggacaccgagtaggacaggagaagtactccagatataacaaactgaccctagcccccgacacataaactactgcagcataaatactggaggctgagacaggaggggtcaggagacactgtggccccatccgaggacaccccggacagggccaaacaggaaggatataaccccacccactttgccaaagcacagcccccacaccactagagggatatcttcaaccaccaacttaccatcctgagacaaggccgagtatagcccacaaagatctccgccacggtacaacccaggggggcgccaacccagacaggctgaccacaacagtgaatcaacccacccaggtgacgcacccccccagggatggcatgagagagccccagcaagccagtgactcagccccccgtaacagggttagaggcagagaatcccagtggaaagaggggaaccggccaggcagagacagcaagggcggttcgttgctccagagcctttccgttcaccttcccactctgggccagactacactcaatcatatgacccactgaagagacgagtcttcagtaaagacttaaaggttgagaccgagtttgcgtctctgacatgtgtaggcagaccgttccataaa
This window contains:
- the LOC118377306 gene encoding uncharacterized protein LOC118377306; this encodes MYFTHTCYGILLLYILTITRYLRGQAHDSTGKIIIHTPVEFTESTRNPLSSDSVSRNDKLAHYTRTTKTNVRQTNQPRKRVEMPARRQINETKPREIGESYENVYFRTLSQDFEELNRSRVSGRKRMVVFNDKNDNYHAKQHEEKHSEGLPFKSYSNIDCNQGQFQNFHRGKFSITGNDENHSQIAYHSDSVTPGVRAGKIRVRGEMAKAESWMRMEPDVECGDETMTLTVRGRRALHLLVDRANASAVPLAQLPSQCGYSVESTWRDLTFVVPYNACHVNQEVDGSYVLPLIWRGTPVKMSCPMSQALAPSSLCCSSQGMTVRLQVQGAKEELRVKVRGKWMPLLSLALQCGYSMDRQHGELLISAPFTGCGITSKDGKYTLSLQIGEKAVTLACPSLPVQVTQPLRPVADFTHYVTMGPTSSVSSTLLSNPSSITLSYPVLHPSFPFNPLPTLPPDQSPSPGIHVTSPLTTGPSVHPPLAQRLQAYPFSQYYDLHTMPLSESYQSPLSSSPPSQLPTTGPTESKPGHTPVPSHPNYNNPHVTQYSSTTAGHPVNSEAPTLRPPEYTRHLYYHNYYHPNIPMLEPPQGPSNGAKMGTSTNGPQVEPPAPHNLNPIFRVFPHYYLYHPKVPPYNPPQHPRPVTPVPHVTHPPPYPHYYTPQTPSGEVKRSHHPDNPFIHLQPLKPITSPNSSPTLLEIPFYQYTLNFPYKPPLIQKHRLGLQTNNPSRPMDEHPPVVPSPPASSPDQSGKSHPHGHLKWPPQQQPSNSHAAQSLSTSSTSVTRAATQSLLFPNFPPLYYPHLKSPISNPQQEQNPVTVLPTAPPASSSTSTPASGHPVYPHYYDHPYYYYSMPYDPYRLPQPVDHASSAPSKGAPTPLSQTPAHHTMETFHQPALPYDYSQAKMPIQITTQPLPSPATNSPQTSTPTPESTTPEIPPFPFDPYYYHPGMSIYDQDQSFDPSTHTEKTSGAQASLDSDYYRRGSFARTPVASPTHAPHPTTNPTHNPSHHHIIHPQPSTIPSPHRPNPGPPGDLSDSVMKDPGFKADTHTPCGLSDQDCDGSLGCCSYLVNECTSGRQFVFAVPGSLVDPTVSLPPLPADSHVSCTPQRMTSDLYSVPLDGCGVHRYEDGQAMVHLLEFNALLSTQHKHSTTSEDSPVRLMVECRSFPGSPGRVRYQVMNTTPSPPVPTQGSLAVQLRIATDEHYSSFYSEKHRPLSLLQGRPLHLEVGLLSPPDMAPGLVLLVHYCLAYPDTPRARWLLIYDGCPSRGDSQAPAQPRHTRRLTITTFQSLPTGSPSPLEIYFMCSTEVCSPSDGDCIEGCFSLV